The stretch of DNA GAGAAACTGACGACGAACACGTACGCGTGACCTGCTTGCGCGGTCACCGTAAAGCTCGAGGTGATCGGTGTCCCCGGAGCAGTCGCGATCACTTGCGTGGTCTCGAGCAGTGTCCAGTCACCCGGCGCTGCCGCCACGGGCGCCCCTGGAATGACCTCCCCCGCGTCATAAACAGCCCAGTCATACGTGACTGGGACGAAGCCGCCCGAATTGTCGTGCGGCCAGATCGTCGGTGCCACTGCGGAGGGCGTGAATACATCCGCAAGGGTGTCACCAGGAGCCACGGAGGTAGCTGGCACCTGGGTGGCACCTCCGGGCTGGAACATCACCGAAACGTCCACCGTCGGGTCGGTCGAAGTGAGTGGGCTGAATCCGGACCCGGCGACCATGTCCTGAGAGCCACCGCCGGTGCCGACATACACCGTGGTGCCAACGTTCGCGTTGGCGTAGGTGATCGTGAAGTCGACCTGAGCAGTTCCGGTCGCGGTCCATGAGTGCGCGTTGTTGATCAGGCTTGAGGCGGTAGTGCCCGTTACGGATGTCGTGCCAGTCGAGTCGAATACTGCCGGGCCGCTGATGGTGATGGTGTAGTTGAGGCTGGCGATGTAGTTACCCCACGCGTCTGTGACTCCAATTGCGTCGAGGTCGCCGGTCGTGGGCACCCCGCCGTGCGAGTCGGCCAAGATTCGCGCCGCGGTGTTGTGCATCTGTGCGGTGGAGAGTGTGCGGAACGCGTTCGCGTAGTTTTTTGCTGCTGCTGTGAAGTCTGGGTGGTTCCAAATTCGGGACTCGAAGTCGTAGCTGGTGCCCGTGTTGTTTTGGCCCAGTCCGGGGTACGTGTCCGCGTAAAGAAGGTATTGGATGGCGCCGCGCGCGTCGGGGTTGTTCCACGAGTGGGTTGACAGCCACATCAGGTAGCGGGCCCTTGCGTTGCTATCGGTGGTCCACGAGTAGGCGTAGCCGCCAGGTATTGCGACGCCTGCCTCAATGCACCACAGGTCAGTGTTTACCGCTCCTGGCGTGTTGCTCGAGATCACGCTCGGGTTGTACGCGCCGAGCCACTTCGACCGATACGTCGCGTTCTGCCCGTAGCTGTAGAACTCGGTCAGCACGAGGCCGTTGCCGGTTCCGACCGGCAGGCCCGCCCCGTTCGTCCATCCGGTCGTTGACGAGTACGCCCATGCCCCGGTCGCAGACGACATCACTGTCACGATTCCCACGAGCGCGACTGTCCCGGAGCGGTGCCACTTACTCAGGCCCCGTCGGCGTGGATCGTGCTTTCGAACCTTTCTGGTTCGCAGTCGAGCCGACGTAGTCTTCGCTCCCGCGACGGCTCTTTCCAATACTTCCCTCAGACAGGCCACGAGTGCCCCCCTCTTTCTGTCTCGATATCCAGTTGTTGCGTACGTCACTCTAAGAGAGGGGTCAGACGCGCTACCATGACGTTAGACTTGTATGATTGGACTATACAGACGCCGGGGAGGGGTCGCGATGGCTACATTTGGGGCGTGGCCAGACACGTCAACGGATTGCGCAAACGGGCGACATGGGTCCGGCGTATGGATGCGCTGACGGCCCCGACGCACCGTGACGCGCTGCGTGTGGCCGCGCTGGCAGGAGACGACGGCGTGACCGCGGGCAGCCTGTCGTCTGAACTCAAGGCGACGCGGGCGCACATGCTTAATGTGCTCAACGAGTTGGAGACTCAGGGCTTCGTCAAGGGCACGCCTGCCAAGGGGCGACGACGCCCTGGTGTCGGCACCGTCTACCGGATCCAACTTGCCAAGGTTTATGCGGCGCTCGACGAGTTGCGTGCGTGGCTCACGGGCGAAGGGGAGCCTGTCAGTCCTGCACGCGAGACTCGTCAGACTCAGAAGGGGGACTTGTCATGATGCTCATGATCAAGGTGATGCTTTTGCCGGTGCGTATGCTCCTGTGGTTCATCCGCTGAGGACGCGCTAACGTGGCTGTCCTTGGGGGTCGACGTACCCCCCCAGGCTTCGGCGCCCGCATCCCCCGCGGCGCTGCCGGAGGTCGGCCCCCGAGGCTTCTTGCGTGGATCCCCGTAGCGCTGCTCCTTGCGATCGGGTGCGCACCGCCAGCTGCGCCAATCACGCTTGCGGTAGACCTGCCCAGCCCGCGCGCGGCTCTGGCTCTCCTTGACGCTCTCCCCCGCCACCGCTCCGGCTACTACCAGGCCCCGTACCCATACGAGCGCTCCTACTTCGGCGCCGCTTGGTGGGACACCGACGGCAACGGTCGCGGCACCCGTGACGATGTCCTTGCCGCGCAGCTGCTCGACGTCACCCTGAACGTTGACGGCAATGTGGCGTCCGGTCGCTACGTCGACCCCTACGTCGGCCTTGAGGTGGACTACGTGCGCGGCCGAAATGAGAAAGACCCCGTCGTGGTCGACCACGTCGTAAGCCTCTGGGAAGCCTGGGCGACCGGGGCCTGGGCTTGGACCCCCGAGCAACGCCTCGACTTCGCCAACGACCCCCTCAATCTCGTGGCCACCAAGGCCAAGTACGGTCTCGAAGTCCACGACAACGACCGCACCTACCTCCGCGCCACCCTTTCCCAATGTTGAGGGACGCGACACGCCGACGGGCCAGATGCCGCCATTATCTGCTAACGCGTCCTACGGTGAAGTCATGAGTATGGATCCGCTTGGTAGGGGGAGACCGCACAAAGGTGCCCGCGCGCAGAGAACTGTGCGTGTGGCTCGTGAACTCAACGAACGCATCGAGGATGACGCGGCCGCACAGGGCCTCACGATGAGTGACTTCCTGGCCAATATCGTTCACGAGCACTACGGCTTGCCGCCGGTGGCCCAACCTCAGCCCATGCTCTACCAGCCAGAGGAACTCGCGCTGAAACAGGCGAGTTGACGGCTATCGCAATGTAGCCGGGAAGACGAAAAGCCCATCCCCTCAAGTTTGGCGACGCGAGGGACGGGCTTTTCCGTGAAGAAAGTAACTGGTCCCAATGGTACGTCCCCCTTCGGGGCAGGGTCAAGCACACCCTGATTCCGGCGTGTTATCAGGTGTTTCACCCGGTTTGACCGGGTGGCCCTTGGTCCAAGCCATCTCTCTGCGTGCTCACGTACGGCTGGCACACACCCTTTCTGACGGTTCTGTCTCGGCCGACAACAAGTACCCCGAGCGCGCCAACATCGCCGGCCCTGACCCCGGTGTCCCCTGGGTTGTGCACCTGGCCGACGAGTCCGGTCTGTACCGCCTGCTGGCCTTCGACTTCGACGCTCACCACGACACGTCTGAGGCCGCACGCCACGACGCCTACGCCTTGGTCGCGCTCCTCGAGCGCCTGGGCGACCTGCCCTACGTCGTCTGCGAGTCCGGTCCCAGCGGCGGCCTCCACGTATGGCTCGCACCCCGTCACGGACTTCCAGCGGCGACCGTGGCCACGCTCGCCCGGATCGCCAGCCGCCTCTACCCCACCCTCGACATCGCACCCCTCACCAACCCCACCACCGGCGGAGTACGTCCCCCCGGATCCCCTCACCGCCACGGGGGTCGCTCCACAGTCCTATTCGGAGATCTCACAGCTCTCACCCAGCCCACCGCGACCGCTGGTGCTATTGAGCGCCTAATGGCCGAACTCGACGCGATCGCGCCAACCCCCGCGCCAGCCGAAACGCGCGAAGGCCTGGCGCTCGTCGACCGCACCGGCCGCCTCTACCTTCCAGGACCGCGCACCGTCCTCGGTACTGCCGCCACGGCGGCCCTGCGCAACCCCGTGCGCCCAGACCAAGACGCATCCGCCGTCCTGTTCTCCTGCCTCCTCGGCGCCGCTCGCGCCCGCTGGCGCTACAACGACCTACACGAACTCCTCGACACCGCCCCGGGCCTCGAATACGCGCGCACTGAACGCCACAGCCACCACCGCGTCCCGCGTAGCCCCGCTCAGCAGCACAGGCTCCTTGCCCGCCACTGGGACCGCGCCGTCCGTCACGCAGCCGCCACACGCCTCACAGCGCCCCGCTCAGGCCACACCGACCTCGCCCCCAAAGCCGCTCTCGTCAACGCCGTGGTGGCGGCCGCGCTGTCGAGCATGGCCGCCTGCCCGGGCCGTTGGACTCACGCCGACGCCGTTCCCAAAGGTGTCGGCAACCAGCGCGCGATCGACCGCCTCGTCCTCATCGAGCTCTACCAGCGCGCGATCGACGGCATCACCACGACCGTGCGCGCCTCAGTACGCACCCTCGCCATGTCACTGCCCGTCGGCCGCGAGTCCGTGCGCGAGTCGCTCATGCGCCTGGCTACAGACGGCTGGATTGGCCTCTCCGAAGCAACTGATGGACCCGCTGCGGCGACCTGGTCAATCGATCCTCGAGGCGTTTTCCACAGGGAAGCAGGTTCATCGCGGTCAGCATTGGGGCTCGTCCCCAATGCAAGCCCCCTCCTCGAAGTCTGGCGCCAACGCTCGGAACTGAGCAGCACACTCAACCTCATCACAGACCTGGCGTCTCACGACGTGTTCACCCCGCGCGCTCTGGGACTGCAAGCCGGCTACCTCTACGCTCAACTGCACCAAGCCGGCAGGACCACCCTGGCATCACTCTGTCAAGTGTGCGGCCTCACCCCCGCCGCCGCGCAAACCACCCTCCAGGTCCTCCATGGCGCCGGCTTGGCCCTACGGTCTGGGCTCCAATGGGCGGCGGCCCCGCCGGAGGCCCGTGACCGCGCGGCGCAGCTCCACGGTACGACAGGGACCCTCGCCGCCCGTAGACGCGCCTACCAACTGGAGCAAGCGACCTGGGCGTACTGGCTGGAAGAACTCGCGCTCACGTCGAAGGCCGCGCCCCTGGCGGTCCAAAGGCAACGTGTCGTGCGCCTGGCCAACGGCAACACTGTGGGGCTGGCGCCATACCCTCGACGTCCCAACCGTCAAGGCGACTGGCGCAAGGCGTCGGAACGCATCGCCATGCTCATCGCCGACGACACTGTGGCGGCATAGAACCGTGACGGTCGGTATGCAATCGCGGAGGATGGCGCGACACTCACACGCACCAAGGGCGGGATCCGGTATCCGGGCATCCGTCGAAGAGCCGTTTTCAGTGAAGACAGCCGATCCGGCGTATGGCCCTGAGACGCGACGAGTGCCCTCCCCGCTTCCGACACCCAGACTTGGCCGTGCAAGGCTCCCAGGCGCCCCCACAGGGCTGTTGACGCGATATGAGGCCGCCCGGTGGTGCCCCCTTGGGTATAAAATGATACCCACTGTCTGCCACCATCATGCACCCCGTGTGCAGGCGGTGTGCACACTGTGCGCATAGTGACGGCACGGCGGGCGCAAGCACAGCGCGGCCCCCGTGCGCACTGTATGCGTGGCAGGTGCAGGCGGTGTGCACCGCGTGTGTGCTACGGTTGCAGTACGTGGGCACGAGGCCCGCATACCGTGTGAGGAGGGTGCGACATGGCTATTGCACACAGCCTGTGCTTTGCCCAAGCGAAGGGCGGCGTCGGAAAGACCTCGATCGCTACTAACGTTGCGGGCCTGAGCGCCGCAGCTGACCTCCGGGTACTCCTGGTTGACCTCGACCCCCAAGGTGACTGCGCCCGTGACCTGGGCTACCCGCGTGATGACGGAGCTGAGACCAGCGCGGCGTTGCTCGCTGGCACCGAACCGGCCGTGTTGCGCAACGTCCGCTCGAACCTCGACGTCATTCCGGGTGGGGCATTGCTGGGCGACCCCTTCCTTGACGCGCTGCTTGACAACCGCGCACTGGCTGACGCGTTGCCGACGCGGCTTGAGGCCATGATCCGCAGCGCCGGCGACTACGACCTTGTTGTGATCGACACGCCCCCTGGTCACACATCCTTGAACAGGGCAGTGTTGGCCGTCGTCACGACGGTCCTCGCTCCCGTGCGGCTCGACGCCTCCTCAATCGAGGCCACCAATGACCTTGGTGAACGCTTCGCGAAAGCTCGAGCACTCAACCCATATCTGACGCTTGCAGGCGCCGTCCTGTTCGCCGTCCCCGTCACCGCGCATCGCCTCGAGGCCGACGCCCGCAGGCAGCTGCTTGAGCTCCTCGGAAGCGACGCCCTGGTATTCCGCAGTGTCGTGCGCTACGGCGTGGCGGCCTCCAAAGAGGCTCGCGACCTGGGAAAACTCGCGTTCGAGGTCGACGAAATATCCGAGGGTGCCCGCGTGGCGCGCTTCGCCGCATTACGGGCCAACCGTGACGGTTCGCAGATTGTCGAGACCACTCGATTCATTTCGAACGCAGGCGCACTCGCGGACGACTATCACAACCTCACCGCCGAGGTCCTGGGCTTCATGCGAGAACAGCACGCCGAGTTCGAACGGGCAAGCGCATGAGCGCCCGCGAGCCAAGGTCCCCCCAGTCGCTTGCCGAAGCGTTCGGGCGCGGCGAGAGTACTCTTACGTTGCCGGCGGTAACCCCGCGTCCCGCGACGTCCCTGCCAGCCATCACGCCTGTGCCTGACAAGACGTCGACCCCTCGAGCACCGAGGCGAGTTGCCGCCGCTCCATCAGCGCCGGCTCCTGAGGGCCGCGAGCGGTACGTCTACGCCGCGCTCGACTCAGCAACCGTCGACGCGTTGCGTGAGCAGGTGCAGGCAACCAATAAGTCTCAGATCACGTTGCTGGGGGAGGCGATCGATTCACTGACGCCAGGGCTCCTCGAGCCATACCTGCCAGAACGCACCACCACTTCGATGCCCGGGGCGCGTGCGAGCGCCGTGGCAATCAAGGGATCCAACTTCAATATTCGCGCCTCGGCACAACAGCACGAGTGGATCCAGACGAGGCACGAGGAACTTGGCCCGGACCTGTCGATGCGGCAGTTCCTCGGCATCGCCCTGACGCACTACCTCGAGCACAAGAGCTGAACGCACGGGAGGGTCGGCCCAACCTGGGCCGACCCTCCACTCGAAAGCACTCTCGGACTACCCGACAGCACCCGACAAACCAGTAGAAGGACACGCGTCATGACGGACTTCGCAGACACGGAGCAGATGCCTCTCGAGGCGGCCGCGTTGTTCACCGCCATGACAGAGGGAATGGGCCTCACCCACTCCAACCTTGTCAAGATGTTCGAGGTTGCGAGTAAGGACCCGCTACGCGTTGTGCGGCGCTGGTGCCAGGGGGAGCGGGCGATCCCCAAGCCCGTGTACCAGGCAATCGAAGTCATGTACGACCGCCTGGACGACGCGGTCGACGCCATCCAGAAACGCGTCGAGGAGGCACAAGTACGCGGCGAGGCCGTGACTCTCACCGCCTACCGCAACGGGTACGACCTCGCGGCTGCTGAGCCCGACTTCAAAGGCCTGCCAGCGTCGTTCCACCGCGCCGTCTTGCTCCGCGTGTGGGAAGCCACCGGAGCACCAGTCGCCTACGCCAAACAAGACGACACTGCACACGTTTCATAGACCCGCTTCGCACGCGACCAACCCTTCGCGTGGGTCTGCTGCACGGGTAGGTGACATCTGATCTGGCTTGCCCGGGAGGGCGGCTTGAAAGGATGTTGTTGTGCCTAAGCCTTATCCCCGTGAGTTCCGGGATGACGTGGTGCGCGTCGCGCGTGGCCGTGAATCTGGTGTGACAATCGAGCACATCGCGACTGATTTTGGGGTTCACCCGATGACGTTGCAGAAGTGGTTGCAGCGCGCCGCGGTCGACGATGGAATCAAACCCGGCCAGTCCCGTACTGAGTCGGCGGAGCTGCGAGAATCGCGGAAGCGGGTCCGGCTGCTCGAGCAGGAGAACGAGGTGTTGCGGCGGGCGGCGGCGTATCTGTCGCAGGCGAACCTGCCGGGAAAAGGTTCTACCCGCTCGTGAAGG from Demequina lutea encodes:
- a CDS encoding HNH endonuclease family protein codes for the protein MAVLGGRRTPPGFGARIPRGAAGGRPPRLLAWIPVALLLAIGCAPPAAPITLAVDLPSPRAALALLDALPRHRSGYYQAPYPYERSYFGAAWWDTDGNGRGTRDDVLAAQLLDVTLNVDGNVASGRYVDPYVGLEVDYVRGRNEKDPVVVDHVVSLWEAWATGAWAWTPEQRLDFANDPLNLVATKAKYGLEVHDNDRTYLRATLSQC
- a CDS encoding ParA family protein — translated: MAIAHSLCFAQAKGGVGKTSIATNVAGLSAAADLRVLLVDLDPQGDCARDLGYPRDDGAETSAALLAGTEPAVLRNVRSNLDVIPGGALLGDPFLDALLDNRALADALPTRLEAMIRSAGDYDLVVIDTPPGHTSLNRAVLAVVTTVLAPVRLDASSIEATNDLGERFAKARALNPYLTLAGAVLFAVPVTAHRLEADARRQLLELLGSDALVFRSVVRYGVAASKEARDLGKLAFEVDEISEGARVARFAALRANRDGSQIVETTRFISNAGALADDYHNLTAEVLGFMREQHAEFERASA